Proteins encoded together in one Stigmatella aurantiaca window:
- a CDS encoding ABC transporter ATP-binding protein: MPHSPTALAVDARGLIKRFGSFTALNGLDLQIPRGAFYAYLGPNGAGKSTSLALLTGVYGPDAGSIELLGLDAVRHPLQVKGRIGMVPEELSLFERLTGRQYLTFCGRMYGLEGDEAAARAAELLELTELTYKAGALVAEYSKGMRRRLAIAAALIHAPELVFLDEPFEGIDVLAAGVIRELLRELSRRGVTLLLTTHVLEIAERLATHAGILRGGRMVDQGPVGELLGRHGTGSLEALFEKLIAVPAARNARLSFYGEAPGEAAAPRKESA; the protein is encoded by the coding sequence ATGCCGCACTCCCCCACGGCCCTGGCCGTCGACGCCCGAGGGCTCATCAAACGCTTCGGGAGCTTCACGGCACTCAACGGGTTGGATCTCCAGATTCCCCGGGGCGCCTTCTACGCCTATCTCGGTCCCAACGGCGCGGGCAAGTCCACCTCACTGGCGCTGCTCACCGGCGTGTACGGCCCGGATGCGGGCTCGATTGAGCTGCTCGGCCTGGACGCGGTGCGGCACCCCCTTCAGGTGAAGGGCCGCATCGGCATGGTGCCCGAGGAGCTGAGCCTCTTCGAGCGGCTCACCGGGCGCCAGTACCTCACCTTCTGCGGGCGCATGTACGGCCTGGAGGGGGACGAGGCGGCGGCGCGGGCCGCGGAGCTGCTGGAGCTCACGGAGCTCACGTACAAGGCGGGCGCGCTCGTGGCCGAGTACTCCAAGGGCATGCGCCGGCGGCTCGCCATCGCCGCGGCGCTGATCCACGCCCCGGAGCTGGTGTTCCTGGACGAGCCCTTCGAGGGCATCGACGTGCTGGCCGCGGGCGTCATCCGGGAGCTGCTGCGGGAGCTGAGCCGCCGGGGGGTGACGCTGCTGCTCACCACGCACGTGCTGGAGATCGCCGAGCGGCTGGCCACCCACGCGGGCATCCTCCGCGGAGGGAGGATGGTGGACCAGGGGCCCGTGGGCGAGCTGCTGGGCCGCCACGGCACCGGCTCGCTGGAGGCCCTCTTCGAGAAGCTCATCGCCGTGCCCGCCGCGCGCAACGCCCGCCTCTCCTTCTATGGGGAGGCACCCGGCGAGGCGGCGGCCCCGCGCAAGGAGTCCGCGTGA
- the glmS gene encoding glutamine--fructose-6-phosphate transaminase (isomerizing) → MCGIVGYVGDKESAPILVSGLKKLEYRGYDSAGVAVVGRNALNVVRATGKLKNLESRVSQEPPQGTLGIGHTRWATHGRPSDENAHPHTYKNVAVVHNGIIENHLALKEQLRAKGHVFSSETDTEVFAHLISDELERGVDLPDAVRLAIKQVKGTYALAVVTSNDPNRIICTKDASPMVLGLGQGQNFVASDVPALLEHTRDFVYMEEGDLAVITAQSVDIYNRQGQKVNRPTRRIDWTPMMAEKGGHKHFMHKEIWEQPRAIADTLRGRMVLSEGDIHFEGWNLSAEKVRSISKVTILACGTSWHSGVAGKHMIESLARIPVEVELASEFRYRDPIVDPSHLAIAISQSGETADTLAAFKEAKARGAMSLAICNVMGSAMTREADISVLTNAGPEIGVASTKAFTTQLVTLYMLAVKLGRMRGTLSVKAAQEHLTHLTQIPKMIEDVLKCEPAVKRVAREFMNAQDFLFLGRGPMHPVALEGALKLKEISYIHAEGYAGGEMKHGPIALIDEKMPVVVIAPKQPHVAYEKIIGNIEEVRARGGKVIAIIDEDDHHVDSLADHVIRIPAACALLAPVVSTIPLQLLAYHVAEMRGNDVDQPRNLAKSVTVE, encoded by the coding sequence ATGTGCGGGATCGTTGGTTACGTGGGTGACAAGGAGTCTGCTCCCATCCTGGTGTCCGGTCTGAAGAAGCTGGAGTACCGGGGGTATGACTCGGCGGGGGTGGCGGTGGTGGGGCGCAACGCCCTCAACGTGGTGCGGGCCACCGGCAAGCTGAAGAATCTGGAGAGCCGCGTCTCCCAAGAACCGCCCCAGGGCACCCTCGGCATTGGCCACACCCGGTGGGCCACGCACGGCCGGCCCTCGGATGAGAATGCCCACCCCCACACCTACAAGAACGTGGCGGTGGTGCATAACGGCATCATCGAGAACCACCTGGCGCTCAAGGAGCAGCTGCGGGCCAAGGGCCACGTGTTCTCCTCGGAGACGGACACGGAGGTGTTCGCCCACCTCATCTCGGACGAGCTCGAGCGTGGCGTGGACCTTCCGGACGCGGTCCGGCTGGCCATCAAGCAGGTGAAGGGCACGTACGCCCTGGCGGTCGTCACCTCCAATGATCCGAACCGCATCATCTGCACCAAGGACGCCTCCCCCATGGTGCTGGGGCTGGGCCAGGGGCAGAACTTCGTGGCCAGCGACGTGCCGGCGCTGCTCGAGCACACGCGCGACTTCGTCTACATGGAGGAGGGGGACCTGGCGGTCATCACCGCCCAGAGCGTGGACATCTACAACCGCCAGGGCCAGAAGGTGAACCGCCCCACGCGCCGCATCGACTGGACGCCGATGATGGCGGAGAAGGGCGGCCACAAGCACTTCATGCACAAGGAGATCTGGGAGCAGCCCCGCGCCATCGCGGACACGCTGCGCGGCCGGATGGTCCTGTCCGAGGGCGACATCCACTTCGAGGGCTGGAACCTGTCGGCCGAGAAGGTGCGCTCCATCTCCAAGGTGACCATCCTGGCGTGCGGCACGTCCTGGCACTCGGGCGTCGCCGGCAAGCACATGATCGAGTCGCTGGCGCGCATCCCCGTCGAGGTGGAGCTCGCCAGCGAGTTCCGCTACCGCGACCCCATCGTGGACCCCTCGCACCTGGCCATCGCCATCAGCCAGTCGGGCGAGACGGCCGACACGCTGGCGGCCTTCAAGGAGGCGAAGGCCCGGGGCGCCATGTCGCTGGCCATCTGCAACGTGATGGGCAGCGCGATGACGCGCGAGGCGGACATCTCGGTGCTCACCAACGCCGGGCCGGAGATCGGCGTGGCGTCCACCAAGGCGTTCACCACCCAGCTCGTCACGCTCTACATGCTGGCGGTGAAGCTGGGCCGCATGCGCGGCACCCTCTCCGTGAAGGCGGCGCAGGAGCACCTGACGCACCTCACGCAGATCCCCAAGATGATCGAGGACGTGCTCAAGTGCGAGCCGGCGGTGAAGCGCGTGGCGCGTGAGTTCATGAACGCCCAGGACTTCCTGTTCCTCGGCCGTGGCCCCATGCACCCGGTGGCGCTCGAGGGCGCGCTGAAGCTCAAGGAGATCTCCTACATCCACGCGGAGGGCTACGCGGGCGGTGAGATGAAGCACGGCCCCATCGCGCTCATCGACGAGAAGATGCCGGTGGTGGTCATCGCCCCGAAGCAGCCGCACGTGGCGTACGAGAAGATCATCGGCAACATCGAGGAGGTGCGTGCCCGCGGTGGCAAGGTCATCGCCATCATCGACGAGGACGACCACCACGTGGACAGCCTCGCCGACCACGTGATTCGCATCCCGGCCGCGTGCGCGCTGCTCGCGCCGGTGGTCTCCACCATCCCGCTGCAGCTGCTCGCCTACCACGTGGCGGAGATGCGCGGGAACGACGTGGATCAGCCGCGCAACCTCGCCAAGAGCGTGACGGTGGAGTAG
- a CDS encoding response regulator: MSHILVVDDDASHRTLICDALEELGYRTVQAANGREALDLLEGDMPGAVLLDLRMPVMSGWGLLDALKKMPRARGLPIIIISGYGFEWEAELVGAAGYISKPVDLDKVRMTVQQIVGPPEMSLMH; encoded by the coding sequence ATGTCTCACATCCTGGTCGTCGACGACGACGCGAGCCACCGCACGCTCATCTGCGATGCCCTGGAAGAACTGGGCTATCGCACCGTTCAGGCGGCCAACGGCCGCGAGGCGCTGGACCTGCTCGAAGGCGACATGCCTGGCGCGGTGTTGTTGGATTTACGGATGCCCGTGATGAGCGGCTGGGGCCTCCTGGATGCGCTCAAGAAGATGCCGCGGGCGCGCGGGCTGCCCATCATCATCATCTCCGGCTACGGCTTCGAATGGGAAGCGGAGCTGGTGGGCGCCGCCGGCTACATCTCCAAGCCGGTGGACCTGGACAAGGTGCGCATGACGGTGCAGCAGATCGTCGGCCCGCCGGAAATGTCCCTGATGCACTGA
- a CDS encoding DUF819 family protein yields MTALQVVFFLLFPLLAIRMGERFRVARILGPVTLCYLAGFLSANLPGVKLSQAASMQVSEVAVPLAIPLLLFSANVRGWPKLARPLLISFSLACVSAVLAAGLVGWGFRGETPEWWKIAGMLVGVYVGGTANMAAIGRVLEAHNETFILLNTADLAAGGVYLIFLLTFAQRVLLRFMRPFTALAHAEPFAHPGESLGTWTKSHLRDMALGFGLSGVLVAVGLGATLLVFQKLEAGPALLLITSLGIAVSLSKRVHALVGTYELGEYVLLVFCVAMGSLADLRMLSGGSVTLLLFVVAVMGLAIVLHVALSALCRIDVDSTLVCSTATIYGPALIGPVTAALRNRALVGPGLTLGLAGLALGNYLGLATAWGLRWLAGE; encoded by the coding sequence ATGACGGCCCTCCAGGTGGTGTTCTTCCTGCTCTTCCCCCTGCTGGCCATCCGCATGGGGGAGCGGTTCCGCGTGGCGCGGATTCTCGGCCCGGTGACGCTCTGTTACCTGGCGGGTTTCCTGTCCGCCAACCTGCCCGGGGTGAAGCTGTCCCAGGCCGCCTCGATGCAGGTGAGCGAGGTCGCGGTCCCGCTGGCCATCCCCCTGTTGCTGTTCTCCGCGAACGTGCGGGGGTGGCCGAAGCTCGCGCGGCCGTTGCTCATCTCCTTCAGCCTGGCGTGTGTCTCGGCGGTCCTCGCCGCGGGCCTCGTCGGCTGGGGCTTCCGGGGAGAGACCCCGGAGTGGTGGAAGATCGCCGGCATGCTGGTGGGGGTGTACGTGGGCGGCACCGCCAACATGGCCGCCATCGGGCGGGTGCTGGAGGCCCACAACGAGACCTTCATCCTGCTCAACACGGCGGACCTGGCCGCGGGGGGCGTCTACCTCATCTTCCTGCTCACCTTCGCGCAGCGGGTGCTGCTTCGCTTCATGCGGCCGTTCACCGCCCTGGCGCACGCCGAGCCCTTCGCGCACCCGGGGGAGTCCCTCGGCACCTGGACGAAGTCCCATCTGCGCGACATGGCCCTGGGGTTCGGGCTCTCGGGGGTTCTGGTGGCCGTGGGGCTCGGGGCCACGCTGCTCGTGTTCCAGAAGCTGGAGGCGGGCCCCGCGTTGCTCCTCATCACCTCGCTGGGCATCGCGGTGTCCCTGTCGAAGCGCGTGCACGCGCTCGTGGGGACGTATGAGCTGGGGGAGTACGTGCTGCTCGTCTTCTGCGTGGCCATGGGCTCCCTGGCCGACCTGCGGATGCTGAGCGGGGGCAGCGTCACGCTGCTGCTCTTCGTGGTGGCGGTGATGGGGCTGGCCATCGTGCTGCACGTGGCGCTCTCGGCGCTGTGCCGCATCGACGTGGACAGCACGCTCGTGTGCTCGACGGCGACCATCTACGGCCCGGCCCTGATTGGCCCGGTGACGGCGGCCCTGCGCAACCGGGCCCTCGTGGGGCCGGGGCTCACCCTGGGGCTCGCGGGCCTGGCGCTGGGCAATTACCTGGGGCTCGCGACAGCCTGGGGCCTGCGCTGGCTGGCGGGGGAGTGA
- a CDS encoding pyridoxal phosphate-dependent decarboxylase family protein encodes MTSKPLPKNRRSKEEVLAELRTLRADDARWKDGRTFSLVYHVDDEHSALLKEAYGEFMSENGLSPLAFPSLRRMESEVVSMAAELFHGDADVAGTMTTGGTESILMAVKAARQWAREEKGIARPEMIVPRSVHPAFEKAGHYFDVDILHADLDADFRVDVKHVERLITPRTALIVGSAPPYPHGVMDPISELAALAQSRGLLFHVDACLGGFFLPFARKLGQDIPPFDFEVPGVTSLSADLHKYGYAAKGASVVLYRDRALRRHQFYAYGGWPGGLYASPSMTGTRPGGAIAAAWAAMQYLGEEGYLENARRVLSAMRKLTEGINAIPGLRVLGKPQIGVFAFSSDSLNVYELGDAMDARGWKMDRQQNPPALHCMLTPSHERIVEPLLADLRDCASRLAAGEPAPEGSAAMYGMVGAIPDSKQVDGFLMEFLDGVFDRT; translated from the coding sequence ATGACGTCGAAGCCGCTGCCGAAGAACAGGCGCTCGAAAGAGGAGGTGCTCGCGGAGCTGCGCACCCTGCGCGCGGACGATGCGCGGTGGAAGGATGGGCGGACCTTCAGCCTCGTCTACCACGTGGACGACGAGCACTCGGCGCTCCTCAAGGAGGCCTACGGCGAGTTCATGTCCGAGAACGGGCTGTCGCCCCTGGCCTTCCCGTCCCTGCGCCGCATGGAGTCCGAGGTGGTGTCCATGGCCGCGGAGCTGTTCCACGGCGATGCGGACGTGGCCGGGACGATGACCACGGGGGGCACCGAGAGCATCCTCATGGCGGTGAAGGCCGCGCGGCAGTGGGCCCGCGAGGAGAAGGGCATCGCCCGCCCGGAGATGATCGTCCCCCGGTCGGTCCACCCCGCCTTCGAGAAGGCGGGGCACTACTTCGACGTGGACATCCTGCACGCGGACCTGGACGCGGACTTCCGCGTGGACGTGAAGCACGTGGAGCGCCTCATCACCCCGCGCACGGCGCTCATCGTGGGCAGCGCCCCCCCGTACCCCCACGGGGTGATGGACCCCATCTCCGAACTGGCCGCGCTGGCCCAGTCCCGGGGGCTGCTGTTCCATGTGGATGCGTGCCTGGGCGGGTTCTTCCTGCCGTTCGCGAGGAAGCTCGGCCAGGACATCCCCCCGTTCGACTTCGAGGTGCCGGGCGTCACCTCGCTGTCCGCGGACCTGCACAAGTATGGCTACGCGGCCAAGGGGGCCTCGGTGGTGCTCTACCGCGACCGCGCCCTGCGGCGGCACCAGTTCTATGCCTATGGCGGGTGGCCGGGCGGGCTGTATGCCTCGCCGTCCATGACGGGCACGCGCCCCGGGGGGGCCATCGCCGCCGCCTGGGCCGCGATGCAGTACCTGGGCGAGGAGGGCTACCTGGAGAACGCGCGGCGCGTCCTCTCCGCCATGCGCAAGCTCACCGAGGGCATCAACGCGATTCCCGGCCTGCGGGTGCTGGGCAAGCCGCAGATCGGCGTCTTCGCGTTCAGCTCGGACTCGCTCAACGTGTACGAGCTGGGCGATGCGATGGACGCCCGCGGCTGGAAGATGGACCGGCAGCAGAATCCGCCCGCGCTGCACTGCATGTTGACCCCGTCGCACGAGCGCATCGTGGAGCCCCTGCTCGCGGACCTGCGGGACTGTGCGTCGCGGCTCGCCGCGGGGGAGCCCGCCCCGGAGGGCAGCGCGGCCATGTACGGCATGGTTGGCGCCATCCCCGACTCGAAGCAGGTGGACGGCTTCCTGATGGAGTTCCTGGACGGCGTGTTCGACCGGACCTGA
- a CDS encoding PilZ domain-containing protein: MSINAWLQEFRALHKRARQKQLNDEEKQLYVMAREQFARALTAAQGMTLRPGEMARQTFRVAQAMQIELSLNTGIVRAMTLDISKGGFSVVLTKPPGEKELVGYTLRMPDGMDPVIGRARVISSKKQIGNYRLSFAFEGMSEYDQDRLEMILFDAALSRIPS, encoded by the coding sequence ATGAGCATCAACGCTTGGCTCCAGGAATTCCGGGCACTCCACAAGAGGGCCCGTCAGAAGCAGCTCAACGACGAAGAGAAGCAGCTCTACGTCATGGCCCGCGAGCAGTTCGCCCGCGCGTTGACCGCGGCCCAGGGGATGACCTTGCGGCCCGGGGAGATGGCCCGCCAGACGTTCCGCGTCGCGCAGGCCATGCAGATCGAGCTGAGCCTCAACACGGGCATCGTGCGCGCCATGACGCTGGACATCTCCAAGGGGGGCTTCTCGGTGGTGCTCACCAAGCCGCCCGGGGAGAAGGAGCTGGTGGGCTACACGCTGCGGATGCCGGACGGCATGGACCCCGTCATCGGCCGCGCCCGGGTCATCTCCTCCAAGAAGCAGATTGGCAACTACCGGCTCTCGTTCGCCTTCGAGGGCATGTCCGAGTACGACCAGGACCGGCTGGAGATGATCCTCTTCGACGCGGCCCTGTCCCGCATCCCCTCCTGA
- a CDS encoding ParA family protein has protein sequence MPMIAFSTIKGGVGKTTLCVHVAAALADAGHQVLLLDLDPQAHASLVLGLEPGDIPCVGDALGPRPRRRLDEVVVASAKRPTLFIAPAHPRMAAQERELFQWGHRLQALPRALKTLGWTPDVLVVDTPPSLGAYTEAVLHHADVVVAPVPTGAFALQGLGEIETAWKDIREGGGELVAVVNLWDRRTKATNDAMDGALQESTVPVLPMRIPRSEAINQAGLGYEVVFDTSPGSPGVEELRALAAELGRRAGLR, from the coding sequence ATGCCGATGATCGCGTTCTCCACCATCAAGGGTGGAGTCGGAAAAACCACCCTCTGTGTCCACGTGGCGGCGGCCCTGGCCGATGCCGGGCACCAGGTGCTGCTGCTGGACCTGGACCCCCAGGCCCACGCCTCGCTGGTGCTGGGGCTGGAGCCCGGGGACATCCCCTGCGTGGGGGATGCGCTCGGCCCCCGGCCCCGCCGCCGCCTGGACGAGGTGGTGGTGGCCTCCGCCAAGCGCCCCACCCTCTTCATCGCCCCGGCCCACCCGCGCATGGCGGCCCAGGAGCGCGAGCTGTTCCAGTGGGGCCACCGCCTCCAGGCCCTCCCCCGGGCCCTGAAGACGCTCGGATGGACGCCGGACGTCCTCGTGGTGGACACGCCCCCCAGCCTCGGGGCCTACACCGAGGCGGTGCTCCACCACGCGGACGTGGTGGTGGCCCCCGTGCCCACCGGGGCCTTCGCGCTCCAGGGGCTGGGGGAGATCGAAACCGCCTGGAAGGACATTCGCGAGGGCGGCGGCGAGCTGGTGGCCGTGGTGAACCTCTGGGACCGCCGCACCAAGGCCACCAACGACGCCATGGACGGGGCGCTCCAGGAGTCCACCGTGCCGGTGCTGCCCATGCGGATCCCCCGCTCGGAGGCCATCAACCAGGCGGGGCTGGGCTACGAGGTGGTGTTCGATACCAGCCCGGGCTCCCCCGGCGTGGAGGAGCTGCGCGCCCTGGCCGCCGAGCTGGGCCGCCGGGCAGGCCTGCGCTGA
- a CDS encoding TatD family hydrolase: MPELLPLFDAHLHPESLSDQDLESMRFFGVERALVVAHHFAEPTPKALRLHFDNLVGRQLPRLERLGIRAYAALGVHPRCIPRRGLSEVLASLPDYFQGGRVVALGETGLHGGGEEEEEAFLEQLALARRLKLRVVVHTPTQDKERHTRRILTLLRTAGNLPSRVLVDHATARTVGPILGCGHWAGLTLHPEALKAERAVVLVRKLGSERLLLNSDAGDGAGDILGLARLARLLAKANLSERVVRRVAYENAERFFQVHS; the protein is encoded by the coding sequence GTGCCCGAGCTGTTGCCCCTCTTCGATGCGCACCTCCATCCCGAGTCCTTGAGCGACCAGGATCTCGAGTCCATGCGCTTCTTCGGGGTGGAGCGGGCCCTGGTGGTGGCCCACCACTTCGCGGAGCCCACCCCCAAGGCGCTGCGGCTGCACTTCGACAACCTGGTGGGCCGGCAGCTGCCCCGGCTGGAACGGCTGGGCATCCGCGCCTACGCCGCGCTGGGCGTCCACCCGCGCTGCATTCCCCGGCGCGGGCTGTCCGAGGTGCTCGCCAGCCTGCCGGACTACTTCCAGGGGGGCCGCGTGGTGGCGCTGGGCGAGACGGGGCTGCACGGGGGCGGCGAGGAGGAGGAGGAAGCCTTTCTGGAGCAGCTCGCGCTGGCCCGGCGGCTGAAGCTCCGGGTGGTGGTCCATACACCTACCCAGGACAAGGAGCGCCATACCCGGCGCATCCTCACGCTGCTGCGCACCGCGGGAAACCTGCCCTCGCGGGTGCTGGTGGATCACGCCACGGCGCGCACGGTGGGCCCCATCCTGGGCTGCGGCCACTGGGCGGGGCTGACGCTGCACCCGGAGGCCCTGAAGGCCGAGCGGGCCGTGGTGCTGGTGCGAAAGCTGGGCAGCGAACGGCTTTTGCTCAACTCGGATGCCGGGGATGGGGCGGGCGACATTCTCGGCCTCGCCCGGCTGGCGCGGCTGCTCGCCAAGGCCAATCTTTCCGAACGGGTGGTGCGCCGGGTGGCGTACGAGAACGCCGAGCGCTTTTTTCAGGTCCACTCCTGA
- a CDS encoding amidohydrolase family protein has protein sequence MSSGDVPACLGPAPGWLGTPLAALNDAEGPRLPEGLPPVVDAHVHLFPDGVFEAIWRWFEKYGWPIRYKLHTPQVLDFLLSRGVSRVVALHYAHKPGMARFLNTYVAEVMRAEPRVVGLATVLPGEEGARDILAEAFAAGLQGVKLHCHVQCFAPDDPSLHEVYAACAEAGRPLVMHAGREPSSPHYKCETHALCSAERVERVLRDHPRLKLCVPHLGADEFGGYERLLERYDTLWLDTTMAAADYFPIALPRRTLEVRPERILYGTDFPNLPYAWDRELKTLLSLRLGDEVEAGILGQNALRLYGAP, from the coding sequence ATGTCCTCCGGCGACGTCCCGGCCTGCCTCGGTCCCGCCCCCGGGTGGCTGGGAACGCCCTTGGCGGCCCTGAACGATGCGGAGGGGCCCCGGCTGCCCGAGGGACTGCCCCCGGTGGTGGATGCCCACGTCCACCTGTTCCCGGACGGCGTCTTCGAGGCCATCTGGCGGTGGTTCGAGAAGTACGGCTGGCCCATCCGCTACAAGCTGCACACCCCCCAGGTCTTGGACTTCCTGCTGTCGCGCGGGGTGAGCCGGGTGGTGGCGCTGCACTACGCGCACAAGCCGGGCATGGCCCGGTTCCTCAACACCTATGTGGCGGAAGTCATGCGCGCCGAGCCGCGCGTGGTGGGCCTGGCCACGGTGCTGCCCGGCGAAGAAGGCGCGCGGGACATCCTCGCGGAGGCGTTCGCCGCGGGGCTCCAGGGGGTGAAGCTGCACTGCCACGTCCAGTGCTTCGCCCCGGATGATCCTTCTCTCCACGAGGTGTACGCGGCGTGCGCCGAGGCGGGGCGGCCCCTCGTCATGCACGCGGGACGCGAGCCCTCCAGCCCTCATTATAAGTGCGAGACCCATGCGCTCTGCTCGGCGGAGCGGGTGGAGCGGGTGCTCCGGGACCACCCCCGCCTGAAGCTGTGCGTGCCCCACCTGGGGGCGGACGAGTTCGGCGGCTACGAGCGCCTGCTGGAGCGCTACGACACGCTCTGGCTGGACACCACCATGGCGGCGGCGGACTACTTCCCGATCGCGCTGCCCCGCAGGACGCTGGAGGTGCGCCCCGAGCGCATCCTTTATGGGACGGACTTCCCCAACCTGCCGTATGCTTGGGATCGCGAGCTGAAAACCCTGCTAAGCTTGCGCCTGGGGGATGAGGTGGAGGCGGGAATCCTGGGGCAGAACGCCCTGCGGCTCTATGGTGCCCCCTAG
- the glmU gene encoding bifunctional UDP-N-acetylglucosamine diphosphorylase/glucosamine-1-phosphate N-acetyltransferase GlmU: MSSPLAAVVLCAGKGTRMKSEKAKVLHPILGKPLCAYPLKRALELGASPLVPVVGHQASEVEQAIRANFPAASLRFALQKEQRGTADAVRSAEAALKEFSGRVLILYGDVPLLRRETLEALVAAHEAGKGPLSLVATTLEDPTGYGRVIREGGKVTRIVEHKDCTPEQRAVRECNAGIYLVESSFLWRALSEIRPQNAQGEYYLTDLVEMAARQGPVASIDADATETAGVNDRVELSARARVMQQRINERHMRAGVSMQDPATTFIDEDVTIGADTELGPLVSLTAGTVVGRNVTIGQGSVLTASRVADGTAIKPYSVFEEAKVGERCVIGPFSRLRPGTELSEEVHLGNFVETKKAVIGKGSKANHLAYLGDAKIGSKVNVGAGTITCNYDGVNKHLTELGDGVFIGSDTQLVAPVSVGDGAYVGAGTTVTKNVPPGSLAVSRSPQVNKEGWVARKKEKQG, translated from the coding sequence ATGTCCTCTCCCTTAGCGGCGGTGGTGCTGTGTGCTGGCAAGGGCACCCGGATGAAGTCGGAGAAGGCCAAGGTCCTTCACCCCATCCTGGGCAAGCCCCTCTGCGCCTATCCTTTGAAGCGTGCCCTGGAACTGGGCGCTTCTCCGCTGGTGCCCGTCGTCGGCCACCAGGCGTCTGAAGTCGAACAGGCCATCCGGGCGAACTTCCCGGCGGCCTCCCTGCGCTTTGCCCTCCAGAAGGAGCAGCGGGGCACCGCGGACGCGGTCCGCTCGGCGGAAGCGGCGCTGAAGGAGTTCTCCGGCCGCGTGCTCATCCTCTATGGCGATGTGCCGCTCTTGCGCCGCGAGACGCTGGAGGCCCTCGTCGCCGCGCACGAGGCGGGCAAGGGGCCGCTGTCGCTGGTGGCCACCACGCTGGAGGACCCCACCGGCTACGGCCGCGTCATCCGCGAGGGCGGCAAGGTGACGCGCATCGTCGAGCACAAGGACTGCACCCCGGAGCAGCGCGCGGTGCGCGAGTGCAACGCGGGCATCTACCTGGTGGAGTCGTCCTTCCTGTGGCGGGCGCTCTCGGAGATCCGCCCGCAGAACGCCCAGGGCGAGTACTACCTCACGGACCTGGTGGAGATGGCGGCGCGGCAGGGGCCGGTGGCCTCCATCGACGCGGACGCCACCGAGACCGCCGGGGTGAATGACCGGGTGGAGCTTTCGGCGCGCGCCCGGGTGATGCAGCAGCGCATCAACGAGCGCCACATGCGCGCGGGCGTCAGCATGCAGGACCCGGCCACCACCTTCATCGACGAGGACGTGACGATCGGCGCCGACACGGAGCTGGGGCCGCTGGTGAGCCTGACGGCCGGCACCGTGGTGGGGCGCAACGTCACCATCGGCCAGGGCAGCGTGCTGACCGCCTCCCGCGTGGCGGATGGCACCGCCATCAAGCCCTACTCGGTGTTCGAGGAGGCCAAGGTGGGCGAGCGCTGCGTCATTGGCCCCTTCTCGCGCCTGCGTCCGGGCACGGAGCTGTCGGAGGAGGTGCACCTGGGCAACTTCGTCGAGACGAAGAAGGCCGTGATCGGCAAGGGCTCCAAGGCCAACCACCTGGCGTACCTGGGGGATGCGAAGATCGGCTCCAAGGTGAACGTGGGCGCGGGCACCATCACCTGCAACTACGACGGGGTGAACAAGCACCTCACCGAACTGGGGGACGGGGTGTTCATCGGCTCGGACACACAGCTGGTCGCTCCAGTGTCCGTGGGCGACGGTGCGTATGTCGGTGCGGGCACCACGGTGACGAAAAATGTACCGCCTGGAAGCCTCGCCGTCTCCCGATCTCCACAGGTGAATAAGGAGGGTTGGGTGGCCCGGAAGAAGGAAAAACAGGGCTAA